The following is a genomic window from Desulfovibrio sp. TomC.
TTGGATGCATTTGCTGCAAAAGTGAAAGAGTTTTCAACAAACTATTATTCAGACGCTTCACTTAAAAAAGTTGAAGCAGAAACAACAACCGTTGGAAGTCTTTCGACCGCACTTTTGGTTACAATTACCAGCATCAACGGTGAAAAAATTTACCATGTGTTTACTATCCAATCGAACTAGCGCAACGAATAGTCCTGAAGTCGGATTTTCATTAATAGAAATTATTTGTGTCCTAGTACTTCTTGGAATGATTGGAATGGTGTTTTTAAGAGGTTACGTCAATTCTGTTAAAACTCATGTTAATGCGGACGAAAACTATCAGCAGATTCAGAAAAACCAAGCTGGACTTTTAAGAATTATTTTAGAGATGCAAAATTCAACAGGTATTTCTGTTGCAAGTAACGTATTGACATACACGTATAACGGTGCAACAAGAACAATATCAAAATCTGGTACTAATTTAGTTCTCCATAAAAATTCTGATGACTCGGACCATGTCTTAATTGACAACGTTACTTATTTTTTAACATCCTTATCACAAAAAAAATTATCAATCACATTCAAAACTGAATTTTCAGATAGTACAGAAAAATCATTTTCAACTTCTATTTACATAAGTGGGTAGGAAAAAATGCAAAAAAGTTTGAATAAAAATAGTGGATTTTCGCTTATTTTGATTATTGTTGCAGTTCTTGCGATTGCAGGCCTGTCAGTTGGCATGTCCCAAATGTCTACAATATCTACGTTGAATCAGTTAGAGTTTAATCAAGCGAATATAGCAAGGAATTTAGCATACTCCGGTGTGGAATATGCAAAGGGGGTCGCATTTGATAGTCAAAGTACAATAAAAGTTGAAGATTTGGTGTCAAAATTGAATTCTGGTGGAACAAAAGGGTCCAATACATATAATTTAGACAATAATTCAGGTTCATTTTCATTAACGGCAGCAAAAGTAAGTGACACTTCATTTTCTTTGATGGTTCAAGGTGACACATTCGGAAGTTCACTTCAAGCAAAATATAAATTACTATCATCTGCTATTATACAATTCACTCCTGCAGTTGTCAATGATTCCGACCAAATTGCCATGTATGGGTCTGGCAGCATTGCACTCAATAGTTCAAGTACAGTGAAAGGTTCAATTTATTCTGCATCAGGTGTTACAATTAACAAAGATGCAAAAGTGACAGGAAACGTAAATTCAAATGGTGCTGTAATACTGAATAGCGGTGCAGAAGTACTGAATGATATCTGCATGAAAGGTGATGGGACGTTTAATAGTGATTCTTACGTTGGTGGAGACGTAAGAGTCGTTGGAAACTTGACTTTAAACGGAGGGACTGTAGAAGGAACATTATACGTAAGCGGGAAAGTAACTATCCAAGGAAATGCAACTGTTCATGATGTTTACGCGCATGAAGTATCTATCAATTCTATCAATTTGTTGGGAGAAGTATATTCACAGACAACAATAGCAAATAGAAGTGGAGCAAAATATCATACCAATCAGACTAATATTTCCGATAAATTGCCAACTGGATGTAGCACACCAACTCTTGTGCCTGAAGATGCAAATTTTACTTCCAACAAGGCCGTCTTGGTGCAAGATCAGTCGGAATATACATTTAGTGCAAAGGACAACAATGACTCTTACTATCATTCCATTGACTTAAGTAGTTTTACGTTAAATAATAAAAATAAAACACTCAAGTTTGACTTGTCAAGTGGTGATATTAATATTTTAGTTACTGGAGATGTTACATTTAACAAAAATTTCTCAATAATTGTGTCGGAAGATGGAAAAACATGGAGCGATCCTTTTGACCCTGCAAACATAACAGATAAAATGAAACGTTATGCAAAACGTATATATTTGGAGAGTCATGGTACGGTATCATTCAATGAAGGTTCAAGTTGGGTCGGGACAGTCTATGCACATTCAATTAATTTGAATGAGGGCACTAATATTTTAGGTGCTGTGTATTCAAAATCAACCCAGCAGAATGCAAATAAGAACACTGTTATTACCTTGGTCTCTTCAAATTTTGCTAATACATGGTGGATCCCACCGGAAAAGTAAAGTTCAATATGTACTTGTTGTTTTTTTATTAAAGTGACCCTGCACATTTGGTTAGGACTTTTTTATTTCTGATTCTTACTGCTCTAGGTCGGATTAGATTGCTTCCTGGCACAAATTTCGATCTTGGTTCCCGTCTTCTTTTCCCAAAATACTACCACGGGCAGAATCCGCTCTTCTGGTTGGTGTCCCCATAAAATTCCCCAAGATTTTCTCATTTTCTTTTTTTACATGGATTTCCCCCCGAGTATAATTGCCCTTGCCCGCAAGGGAAAAAGCAAAAAGGGGATTATATAATGTTAAACAATGTAGAAGAAAAGAAAATTTCAAAGAATGTAACTTCTTACAAGCGTAACGGTGTTAAAGTTGTAAAAGAAGGTGAATGGTATGATGGTGTGGAAGAAATGAAGCAAAATGGTGTTTTTCAAGGAATTTTAAGAAATATTGCTTTTGATATTGAAAAATTACCAAGGAAAAGTGAATATTTAGGATTTTATTATTACTTTCAGTGCTTAAACAGGTTCTCACCTTTTGCAGAATAGATTTTAGACGAAACACTACACATTCTTATGTCAAAAGGGTTTGAAGTGTTCGTAAAGACAGATGGGAAATATTCAGTGGTGTTTGTCCCAAAAGGTGGAGTGAATAATGAAGCAATGGAACAGTTATTCATTCAAGGAAATATTTGTGACAGTTGGATGTTTGCATAGACTTTATTGACACAATTCTAAAAATGGGAGCTGAGTTTTCAGCTCCCATTTTTTTGTTTCTTCAAAAAAATTAAGTTTACTTCTGATTTTTCTTTTGTACCATAGTATTATTTTCTTTAATTTTAGGTGATTTGCGGTATTGCAACCACCTAAAAAATGAAGGGTGTACTATGGAAACATGCTCAAACTGCATTCATTTTATTTGTAACCTTACTGGAATATTTGAAAATGGAGTGTGGTTAAAACATTGCACGGTTACAAGCAGAATAGTTAAAAGTAGTGATACCGCAGATCGCGTGTGCTTTTCTCCATGGAAAACTGGCAAATTAAAGAATTTATAAATCATGAAAACAACTATTTCGAAGGTTTTTGATGAGATTCACGATTCTACTAAATCAGAATTCAAAGTTAAACATAAACCAACTGGAATCATGAATTTTGACTTTTATACTGGTGGTTTAGAAGTTGGAAAATTGTATATTTTAGCAGGTACTCCAAGAAGTTTTAAGACGGCCTTGTTATTGTCTATTTCATTTAATATGGGTGTTTTGTACGATATTCCATTGTTGTATTGCAGTTTAGATGCTTGCGAAGAAACGCTTGTTAAAAGGATTTTGTTCCAATACACGAACTGCAACATACAAAATTTTCCATATGAATGTCCCGATATCTTTCAAATGAAAAAACTTTTTGCCGCAGGAAATAAATTACGGCAAAGTAAGTTAAAATTTTTATGCAGCACTCTTTTAAAAATTGACGATATTGAAAAAGAATGTGCTGTCATAAAAAACAATGGAATTTTGTTTATTGATTATTTTCAAGTGCTTGCCTATGGAAAAAAATATTCTGAAGTTTTGCAAAAAATAAAAATGCTTGCTTCTAAAAATGGTGTTCCTGTTGTAGTTGCATATCAAACTGGCATTGCATCACGTTTAAATACGGCATTTTTTATGAGGAATGGTGTTGATGCTGTATTCCGTGTTAAAAAAGAAAGGTCTTATAACATTTCTATTGAAGATGAAAATATAGATAGTAAGTGGCATGTGCTTTTTGAAATCGTGAAAAATCGAAATGGAAAATGTGCCACATTCGAACTGTTATATGACGAAAATTCATTAAAACTCTACAACGAAGAACTTGACCTTTTTGAATGTGAAGATACTTCATATGAATTTGAATCTATTGCATTATGCTAAGTGTGATCAAAATTCAAACGTTTACTAACATTCTTGCTATAAAACGTTTACAATGTATCGAAATGTTTCAAACCTACGTGAATAAGTAATCTTACTGCTGCTGACCTACTTAAATTCAAAGAATCAGATATGCTTTGTATTTTATCTAAAAGATTAGCATCCATTCTTGCTACAACTGGTTTTCCTGCTTCTGTTTTCATTTTTTTACTCCTTTGACAATTATACTACCAATATCATTTTTGTAAACAAAGACATTTATATCATGTCTTTGTTTCAACGATTTAATCATGCTCAACACAAGATTTGGATTTTTGTCATTGAATTGTTTCGTTGCGACCATTCCAAAATTACAATTTTCAAATTCCCACATTAATTTATTCCTCTAGTATTATCTTTGTTTACGTATAATCTATCATTGCTATAATATTTATATCAAAAATGAATACGTAAGGATTGTTTCTATGGGTGATTTTAAAACAAATGTTTGTGAAAAATTACAAGATCATATTCTTGAAATAAGAAATATAATGTTAAGTCCAAAACTTCTTGAAAATGATTTAGATAGTTTAATAAAAAATGAGTTGGATGAGAAAAATTTTGTTTTTGCACTGAAAATGTTTTTAATGTTCTATTCAATACCACAAGGATACTTTGCAAGAATTAATGTTGGTTACGAAATAAATTTTGATAAACATACTATTTCTAGGATTTTTAATGACCCTGCAAATTCAAGAGTTAAATATTATAAACGAATAAAGTTTTATAAACAAATCATTAGACGATTAAAGTCTGATTTTAAGCATATCAAAAATGCTGATGGGAAAATGGCAAATACACCAATTGAGTTTAGACATGAACAAGAAATTGAACGTGCAGTTAAAAGAAAAGAAGATTTTAATACCCAAACCGAAGAAGTTTACAAAAGTTTAAACTATAAAGAGATTTGGGAAGATGGAAACTAAATCTCTTCTATTTTAATGTAACATACCGTAATAATTGATTATATTTAAAAATATTTTTTACTTCACAAGGAGTTAAAGATATTTTTTTGCTTCATATTTGTTTTTATTGAAGCAGTTGATGTTTCACATTCAATCATGAAGCATGATTGAATGTCTTTTCTCGCAACTGCAAACAGTTGTTCGAAAAGACTTTACAATGTATTTTATGTTTAAAGGTGGTTGGATGATGTTGTGTTGCTAGTGTTGCTTTCCCTCAAACACAAACAAGCAAATCAGGGGTATGTCTTATTTAGGATACAACTTGTTGTAAGTTGGACTCTTTAGTGAAAATAATTTGGAAATTTTAAATAAATCAAAATTATGGGTAATTAATGCTTAACTGTGCTAGATTAAGACGATGGAAAATTCATAATTGGACATGCGTCCACGGAATGCCGTCAAAACGTCCCGTACAGCGCATTCCCCAGATTTGCGGGCAAAGGTCCAGCTGGAGAAGGAACCGTCGAAATTTTGCCCTTGTGGGTACGGGATTTTGGTCAGGATGGACCAGGAGTCAGTGGTTCATGGCAACAGGATGAGGAAACAGGTTGGGGAACTCCAAACCTGATCCTCATCCGATTTTTTGATTTCAAACAAGGTATACTTTAGCGACACGGATTGCTTGACCGTGGTTTCTGGATCGAGCGCGTCTAAAAAGTTCCATTTTTAATTGTTGACACAAATTCTAATTTCTTCTAGAACTTTTTAGACAAGACAGGCACAAGGAGATACTTACATGAGCGGACAAACAATTGCCTACCGAAGATGCAGCACCACCGATCAATCAAATCTTAGGCAATTACCGAATGGTGAGTTTGACCGGGAATTTGAGGATCATTGTTCTGGTGGCACTACAAATCGTCCCGGTTTAAAATCCTGCCTGGACTTCATACGGGAAGGGGATTGCTTGGTGGTTCACAGCATGGATCGTCTTGCCAGGAATCTACCAGATATTTTGAACCTGGTAGCGGACCTTACGGCCAAAGGTGTCACGGTTAAATTCCACAAGGAAAACCTGATCTTCACGGGGGAAAAGAATCCGATGCAGGATCTTCAGCTTGCGGTAATGGGTGCAGTGGCACAATTTGAATTGGCAATGATTAGGGAAAGACAAAGAGAAGGAGTTGCAGCAGCAAAAAAAGCAGGTAAACATTGTGGTAGGAAATCAATTTTAACGGATGAACAGGTAAAGGAAATCGTTGCGCGTGTTGATGCTGGAGAAGATAAAGCATTTATCTCACGTACGTTTTCTGTAAGCAGAGCAACAATTTATAATGTTATAAAAAAAAATACATCTATGGTCAATTGCCAAGAAAATACGAGCAATTGACCATAGATGTTAGATTTTACTCCTTTTTAAGGAGTAACAGCAGCATTTTCAAATGTAACGGTTTTTGTAAGTACAGCAGAGGAAGACTTCAAGTCCCAAATATCTTTACCACTAGTGCTGGCAACTCCACCCGCAAGAGTTACAGTTATGCCTGTTGATCCATCAACAGCATATGTATAAGTAAAATCTCCAAGAGTCCCATAATTTGTTGTTAAATCTGTTTTAGCAGTAGCAAGTGCAGTTGCTGGGGCAGTCATTGTAGCTTTAGCATAAGACATTGCTGCTTGTGATGCACCAGCAGCAAGTGCTCCTTTAATAGCTTGATCAGCAGATTGTTGCTTCAGGTCTTGGTATTTAGGAATAGCAACAGCTGCTAAAATTCCCAAAATAACCAACACTGCAATGATTTCTATGAGTGTGAAACCTTTCTGGTTACGTTTTTTTTGGTCTTGCATAAAATTCCTCCAGGTAATGGGGAGTTAGAGTTTTGTTAGGGAATTCAGATAGTTAACTATCTTTATTAATTTAGCATTTTGGGGTAGTGTTGTCAAATTTCAATATGGAAAACCCCCCGCTTGCATTAATTGCATGAAAAATTTTATGTAATAATAAATGGATGTTAGGCATTTTGTGTAACACGCGCTATGAATTCGTCTTCTTTTGAAGGATGCTTACCCACATGAGATCAACTGAAAGCGTAAATCAGAACGGAATAGATGAATTTTCTGCACGATTTTTTTTCCCGAATATTTTAGGAAGCAGTCCTGATTTCTTGAATTTTTTGAATAAAATTTATTCAAGTTCTCAAAACAATGATCCGCTTTTACTCATAGGTGAGACAGGAACAGGTAAAAGTCTTTATTCAAAAAAAATTTGGGAACTAGGTTCCAATAAAAATGGACCATTTATTTCTTTAGATTGTTCTGATGTACATAATGATATGACTCTTTCTATTTTGCAAGGACACATTAGAGGTTCTTTTACAGGTGCTTATAATGATGTTGTTGGTAAAATAGAAGAATCTGATGGTGGTGTGCTAGTTGTAGAAAATGTTGAGAATTTAAACGCACAAGGTCAATCTGTGCTTTGCAATTATATTGATACAGGAACAGTACAAAGATTGGGTGATACTTACAGAAGAAACGTAAGGACTAAACTAGTGATTACTTCTAGTGGTTCTTTAAAAGACCAAGTTTTAAAAAAACTTGTAGAAAAAAAATTGTATTATAGATTGTTAAAAAACAGTATTGTTGTTCCGAGCTTGAAAACTCTCAAATATGATTTGGTTTTAATTGCAAAAAGATATTGCAATGAAGTTCTTAACGTAAAAATTTCTCAAAGAGCATTGAAAAACATCCAAAATTATGATTTCCCAGGCAATTTTAGAGAATTATTTTCATGCTTGGAAAGTGTTTCAAAATATGTTGATGAGGAAATTGGTGAGTGGGATGTTTTGTCTTATATTAATAGTATTAAAATTTCAAATTCATGTAAAAAAATTGATGAAAATACTGAATTTTCTTTTGATAACTTCAATTTAGACGCTTATATGAATGATGTAGAACGGTTTATCGTCGAAAAAGCACTTGAACATACACAAGGTGTTCAGTCGAATGCCGCAAAACTCCTTGGAATTAAAGAAAGGAGTCTTTGGCATAGGGTTAAAACCCTCGGTATAACCATAAAAAAGTACTGATAATTTACTAATTTTATAATAAATCGATCACCACATTTTAGGTTGCTTTCTGCTTGTGTGAAAGACCCGCAAAATTTCGATAGATTCTCTACTAACTCTATATGGAATTATGTAAGGGTAATGGTCCAGCACAAGTTCACGTGTCCCAAACACTCTTCCTGGTCTTCCGATGTTAGGGGTATTTTGCAAAGAGTTTACCCGTTCCAGGATGTGTTGATATATTTTAAATGCTAATTCTTCATCTTCCCTTGAAATGTAAGAAATCTCCTCATCTAAATTATGTAGTGCTGTACGCAACCATTTAACGATCACGTTTTCCCCACTTTTCGTCAAGTGCCTTCATTTCTTCATCTGTAGCGAAATCACCAACATCTGCTTCAGCAAGACTTTTTCTGATTTCAGATACTTGCCATGCTTCCCGTTCCACAAAGTCCTGTAATGCTTGGACTGCCACAAAACTTTTGGTGCGGCCCGTAGCAATTGCTATCTCATTTATTTTGTTAGATAATTCTTCAGAAAGTCTCAAACTCATGGATGTGTTCATGGTTTCATCCCCCTTTTGTATTACATGATATTACAACGTAATTTTACGTGTGGCAAGACCTGTGGTTTTGGTTCGTCCAGAAGGAGAAGTCTTGACTGGGTGAAGTATACTAAAAGAGTATACTTCACCCGATTTCCAGGGATACCTCTTGCGCTTGAGCATGGGTGAGTGGTCTGGTATGACGGCATGACGAATGTGAGTGAGTGGTTGACGAATGACGAATGTGACGATTTAAAATATTATATTATTTAAGTAGGATAGATGGTGAAGTGAAGTGATGACTACCGTGGTTGACGAATGGATTCCCGTGTCCCGCTTGGCAAAAATGGCAGGGGTTCCCGAACCTACTGCCCGCAGGTACGTTGAAAATTTCCCCCAATTTTTTCCTTTAAAAAAACAAAGTAGAAAAAACCTTGTTCCGGCATCCACTGAAAAAATTTTGAAAAAGATTTGGAATCTATACAATTCTGGTATGAATAAAGGGGATATTGAATCTGCATTGGAAAGTGAGTTTAAAAAGACGTATGACGCTGGAACATTTTCTGGTGAAATTAAAGTAGAGAACGAAACTGTGCTTGCATCGTTAAGTAGTGAACCATTGTTGCTAAGACTTGTTGAAGGGATTGAAAAATTAGCACAAAATCAACAAGATTCATTAAATCTTCTTCGTGAACAAAACAATTTACTTCTTGATTATTGTAAAAAATTGTCGGGTAAAAATTCTATTATTGGAAATAAACTTGATAGAAAATCTGCTTTAGAAAAAGTATCTGAATTATGCAAACAAGGATTTCGAAAAGATAAAATAGCAAAAATTTTAAATAACAATAATACTGATACATTGTCTGGACATGGAAGATGGAGTAGTTCAACTGTTGATAGATTGATTAAGCAGTTAAAAATAAATGGAGATATGTAATATGGTTGGTAAAATTGTTAGCACTAATCAGAAGCAATTATCACTTTTTTCTCTAACTGATTTAGACGATGCTAGTGATGTAAATTATGCAAATACAATTGAACTCTATGATGCAATACCAAAATACATCCTTGGGAAAAATAAATTCGGGAAAGGACTTAATCCAATTGAAAGGGAATTTGTTCACAAGGGGGAAGTTTAT
Proteins encoded in this region:
- a CDS encoding type II secretion system protein → MKKFTMCLLSNRTSATNSPEVGFSLIEIICVLVLLGMIGMVFLRGYVNSVKTHVNADENYQQIQKNQAGLLRIILEMQNSTGISVASNVLTYTYNGATRTISKSGTNLVLHKNSDDSDHVLIDNVTYFLTSLSQKKLSITFKTEFSDSTEKSFSTSIYISG
- a CDS encoding polymer-forming cytoskeletal protein — its product is MQKSLNKNSGFSLILIIVAVLAIAGLSVGMSQMSTISTLNQLEFNQANIARNLAYSGVEYAKGVAFDSQSTIKVEDLVSKLNSGGTKGSNTYNLDNNSGSFSLTAAKVSDTSFSLMVQGDTFGSSLQAKYKLLSSAIIQFTPAVVNDSDQIAMYGSGSIALNSSSTVKGSIYSASGVTINKDAKVTGNVNSNGAVILNSGAEVLNDICMKGDGTFNSDSYVGGDVRVVGNLTLNGGTVEGTLYVSGKVTIQGNATVHDVYAHEVSINSINLLGEVYSQTTIANRSGAKYHTNQTNISDKLPTGCSTPTLVPEDANFTSNKAVLVQDQSEYTFSAKDNNDSYYHSIDLSSFTLNNKNKTLKFDLSSGDINILVTGDVTFNKNFSIIVSEDGKTWSDPFDPANITDKMKRYAKRIYLESHGTVSFNEGSSWVGTVYAHSINLNEGTNILGAVYSKSTQQNANKNTVITLVSSNFANTWWIPPEK
- a CDS encoding DnaB-like helicase C-terminal domain-containing protein yields the protein MKTTISKVFDEIHDSTKSEFKVKHKPTGIMNFDFYTGGLEVGKLYILAGTPRSFKTALLLSISFNMGVLYDIPLLYCSLDACEETLVKRILFQYTNCNIQNFPYECPDIFQMKKLFAAGNKLRQSKLKFLCSTLLKIDDIEKECAVIKNNGILFIDYFQVLAYGKKYSEVLQKIKMLASKNGVPVVVAYQTGIASRLNTAFFMRNGVDAVFRVKKERSYNISIEDENIDSKWHVLFEIVKNRNGKCATFELLYDENSLKLYNEELDLFECEDTSYEFESIALC
- a CDS encoding recombinase family protein; this translates as MSGQTIAYRRCSTTDQSNLRQLPNGEFDREFEDHCSGGTTNRPGLKSCLDFIREGDCLVVHSMDRLARNLPDILNLVADLTAKGVTVKFHKENLIFTGEKNPMQDLQLAVMGAVAQFELAMIRERQREGVAAAKKAGKHCGRKSILTDEQVKEIVARVDAGEDKAFISRTFSVSRATIYNVIKKNTSMVNCQENTSN
- a CDS encoding prepilin-type N-terminal cleavage/methylation domain-containing protein; its protein translation is MQDQKKRNQKGFTLIEIIAVLVILGILAAVAIPKYQDLKQQSADQAIKGALAAGASQAAMSYAKATMTAPATALATAKTDLTTNYGTLGDFTYTYAVDGSTGITVTLAGGVASTSGKDIWDLKSSSAVLTKTVTFENAAVTP
- a CDS encoding sigma-54-dependent transcriptional regulator; protein product: MRSTESVNQNGIDEFSARFFFPNILGSSPDFLNFLNKIYSSSQNNDPLLLIGETGTGKSLYSKKIWELGSNKNGPFISLDCSDVHNDMTLSILQGHIRGSFTGAYNDVVGKIEESDGGVLVVENVENLNAQGQSVLCNYIDTGTVQRLGDTYRRNVRTKLVITSSGSLKDQVLKKLVEKKLYYRLLKNSIVVPSLKTLKYDLVLIAKRYCNEVLNVKISQRALKNIQNYDFPGNFRELFSCLESVSKYVDEEIGEWDVLSYINSIKISNSCKKIDENTEFSFDNFNLDAYMNDVERFIVEKALEHTQGVQSNAAKLLGIKERSLWHRVKTLGITIKKY
- a CDS encoding type II toxin-antitoxin system RelE/ParE family toxin translates to MIVKWLRTALHNLDEEISYISREDEELAFKIYQHILERVNSLQNTPNIGRPGRVFGTRELVLDHYPYIIPYRVSRESIEILRVFHTSRKQPKMW
- a CDS encoding CopG family ribbon-helix-helix protein; the protein is MNTSMSLRLSEELSNKINEIAIATGRTKSFVAVQALQDFVEREAWQVSEIRKSLAEADVGDFATDEEMKALDEKWGKRDR